One Malaclemys terrapin pileata isolate rMalTer1 chromosome 21, rMalTer1.hap1, whole genome shotgun sequence DNA window includes the following coding sequences:
- the GLMP gene encoding glycosylated lysosomal membrane protein isoform X1: MVRGGRALLAALWLLASVSCLRGDAAGYRRKVTLQSVPGSNSSSANLLHVRAMGRNNTLHYVWSSVGAPTVLLLYTRSESSALRVNWTKLLSASPAGAIWIEPPGSVVYSTAVVFTKVFEYNGANVSALSKGQEEPFYAPYDLAGFSWQSVNHTVNQTALTAKFQGVDTSDPGGAFHNGTISFQVTAYEQGGRDGPLPRLLHTANSSKVEFIMDNVAPRGNSSRFMLEVVTVEEKGGRKRLQSVRSIDDEYTPTIFEMAQLVSEPRNDSIGPSFFQWKTTAYGSREASRENAIRCRYHPLQTANRTLPGPSIVHAYFGEGLDRSHHIAAINISFGGEDGEVYAEKGYLNWSALLGFGTPPKDAFSPLVIAIVVVALGTPVVLLLVGGFVVLFARRKRHSQYEPIN; this comes from the exons ATGGTGCGGGGAGGTCGCGCGCTGCTCGCTGCCCTGTGGCTGCTGGCGAGTGTCTCTTGCCTGCGGGGCGACGCTGCGGGCTATCGCAGGAAG GTGACCCTGCAGTCCGTCCCTGGCTCGAACAGCTCCTCCGCCAACCTCCTGCACGTGCGGGCCATGGGCCGGAACAACACCCTGCACTACGTGTGGAGCAGCGTCGGGGCGCCCACCGTGCTGCTGCTCTACACCCGGAGTGAGAGCAGCGCCCTGCGCGTCAACTGGACCAAGCTCCTCTCGGCCTCCCCCGCCGGGGCCATCTGGATCGAGCCGCCCGGCAGCGTCGTCTACTCCACCGCTGTCGTCTTCACCAAG GTGTTCGAGTACAATGGGGCCAACGTGTCGGCCCTCTCCAAGGGGCAGGAGGAGCCGTTCTACGCCCCCTATGACCTGGCTGGCTTCTCCTGGCAGAGCGTGAACCACACCGTGAACCAGACGGCCCTCACGGCCAAGTTCCAGGGGGTGGACACCTCGGACCCTGGGGGGGCCTTCCACAATGGCACCATCTCCTTCCAG GTGACTGCCTACGAGCAGGGTGGCCGGGACGGCCCCCTCCctcgcctcctgcacaccgccaACAGCTCCAAGGTGGAGTTCATCATGGACAACGTGGCCCCGCGCGGCAACAGTTCTCGCTTCATGCTGGAGGTGGTCACGGTGGAGGAGAAAGGCGGGCGCAAGAGGCTGCAGTCTGTGCGGTCCATTGATGACGAGTACACGCCCACCATCTTTGAG ATGGCCCAGCTGGTGTCCGAGCCCCGCAACGACAGCATCGGCCCGAGCTTCTTCCAGTGGAAGACGACTGCGTATGGCTCCAGGGAGGCCAGCCGGGAGAACGCCATCCGCTGCCGCTACCACCCCCTGCAGACAGCCAACCGGACGCTGCCAGGGCCCAGCATCGTGCACGCCTACTTTGGGGAGGGCCTGGACCGCAGCCACCACATCGCGGCCATCAATATCTCCTTCGGCGGCGAGGACGGGGAGGTCTACGCTGAGAAGGGCTACCTGAACTG GTCTGCCTTGCTCGGCTTCGGCACGCCCCCGAAAGATGCCTTCTCTCCCCTCGTGATAGCCATTGTGGTTGTGGCCCTGGGCACCCccgtggtgctgctgctggtgggaggCTTTGTGGTGCTGTTCGCACGGAGGAAGCGCCATTCCCAGTACGAGCCCATCAACTGA
- the GLMP gene encoding glycosylated lysosomal membrane protein isoform X2 codes for MPPPHLYGFSYPGVTLQSVPGSNSSSANLLHVRAMGRNNTLHYVWSSVGAPTVLLLYTRSESSALRVNWTKLLSASPAGAIWIEPPGSVVYSTAVVFTKVFEYNGANVSALSKGQEEPFYAPYDLAGFSWQSVNHTVNQTALTAKFQGVDTSDPGGAFHNGTISFQVTAYEQGGRDGPLPRLLHTANSSKVEFIMDNVAPRGNSSRFMLEVVTVEEKGGRKRLQSVRSIDDEYTPTIFEMAQLVSEPRNDSIGPSFFQWKTTAYGSREASRENAIRCRYHPLQTANRTLPGPSIVHAYFGEGLDRSHHIAAINISFGGEDGEVYAEKGYLNWSALLGFGTPPKDAFSPLVIAIVVVALGTPVVLLLVGGFVVLFARRKRHSQYEPIN; via the exons ATGCCGCCTCCACACTTGTATGGCTTCAGCTATCCTGGG GTGACCCTGCAGTCCGTCCCTGGCTCGAACAGCTCCTCCGCCAACCTCCTGCACGTGCGGGCCATGGGCCGGAACAACACCCTGCACTACGTGTGGAGCAGCGTCGGGGCGCCCACCGTGCTGCTGCTCTACACCCGGAGTGAGAGCAGCGCCCTGCGCGTCAACTGGACCAAGCTCCTCTCGGCCTCCCCCGCCGGGGCCATCTGGATCGAGCCGCCCGGCAGCGTCGTCTACTCCACCGCTGTCGTCTTCACCAAG GTGTTCGAGTACAATGGGGCCAACGTGTCGGCCCTCTCCAAGGGGCAGGAGGAGCCGTTCTACGCCCCCTATGACCTGGCTGGCTTCTCCTGGCAGAGCGTGAACCACACCGTGAACCAGACGGCCCTCACGGCCAAGTTCCAGGGGGTGGACACCTCGGACCCTGGGGGGGCCTTCCACAATGGCACCATCTCCTTCCAG GTGACTGCCTACGAGCAGGGTGGCCGGGACGGCCCCCTCCctcgcctcctgcacaccgccaACAGCTCCAAGGTGGAGTTCATCATGGACAACGTGGCCCCGCGCGGCAACAGTTCTCGCTTCATGCTGGAGGTGGTCACGGTGGAGGAGAAAGGCGGGCGCAAGAGGCTGCAGTCTGTGCGGTCCATTGATGACGAGTACACGCCCACCATCTTTGAG ATGGCCCAGCTGGTGTCCGAGCCCCGCAACGACAGCATCGGCCCGAGCTTCTTCCAGTGGAAGACGACTGCGTATGGCTCCAGGGAGGCCAGCCGGGAGAACGCCATCCGCTGCCGCTACCACCCCCTGCAGACAGCCAACCGGACGCTGCCAGGGCCCAGCATCGTGCACGCCTACTTTGGGGAGGGCCTGGACCGCAGCCACCACATCGCGGCCATCAATATCTCCTTCGGCGGCGAGGACGGGGAGGTCTACGCTGAGAAGGGCTACCTGAACTG GTCTGCCTTGCTCGGCTTCGGCACGCCCCCGAAAGATGCCTTCTCTCCCCTCGTGATAGCCATTGTGGTTGTGGCCCTGGGCACCCccgtggtgctgctgctggtgggaggCTTTGTGGTGCTGTTCGCACGGAGGAAGCGCCATTCCCAGTACGAGCCCATCAACTGA